In Halorhabdus rudnickae, the following proteins share a genomic window:
- a CDS encoding DUF7115 domain-containing protein: MDIPGLVRQELGDEDILAGVSIGDEDVVCLTPTRTIIYRSEGLISDESVDSYPHEADRLKLSEGRRKSKFHVDYFDETRSFSVPTDYTRDVLTLLLEGILGADEVIDGDESIVGAFRFSEMTLIVAEKRLVRHIGGTVWADDYESYPYQNVTDIAFEEGSVATELVVSIDGRPQRIKIPRDDARLVEETVKTAVFGFYDVASFEELRRVVGVDEEAAEIEESTGNDQNDLTLGSGIEPLVTEDEDEDDGLIDTDIGATVETGETTETNATGTTETTATATDVPEKTAVSTTGTDDETNGDAQQTRDISTPSNPMPETEALETVLEDADVAAGEDLRALREQVGELSTAVKRQNQLLKKQHNAIKQLVEELREQ, translated from the coding sequence ATGGACATACCAGGCCTCGTCCGGCAGGAACTCGGGGACGAGGATATCCTCGCCGGCGTGTCGATCGGGGACGAAGACGTGGTCTGTCTGACGCCCACGCGAACTATCATCTATCGCTCAGAGGGACTGATCAGCGACGAGAGTGTCGATTCCTATCCGCACGAGGCTGATCGTCTCAAACTATCCGAAGGACGCCGCAAGTCGAAGTTCCACGTCGACTACTTCGACGAAACACGCTCGTTTTCGGTCCCGACCGACTACACGCGTGACGTCCTCACGCTGCTCCTCGAGGGGATCCTCGGAGCCGACGAAGTCATCGACGGCGACGAGTCGATCGTCGGGGCCTTCCGGTTCAGCGAGATGACGCTGATCGTCGCCGAGAAGCGCCTCGTCAGACACATCGGCGGGACAGTCTGGGCCGACGACTACGAGAGTTATCCCTACCAGAACGTGACTGACATCGCCTTCGAAGAGGGCAGCGTCGCCACGGAACTGGTCGTCTCGATCGATGGCCGCCCCCAGCGAATCAAGATCCCCCGGGACGACGCTCGCCTCGTCGAAGAGACCGTCAAGACGGCCGTCTTCGGGTTCTACGACGTGGCTTCCTTCGAGGAGTTGCGACGCGTCGTCGGCGTCGATGAGGAAGCGGCGGAGATCGAAGAATCGACCGGGAACGATCAAAACGACCTTACTCTCGGCTCGGGTATCGAGCCGCTGGTAACCGAGGACGAGGACGAGGACGACGGACTCATCGACACGGACATCGGCGCTACGGTGGAGACCGGCGAGACAACGGAGACGAACGCGACCGGGACAACGGAGACGACCGCGACAGCAACTGACGTACCCGAAAAAACCGCTGTTTCGACGACCGGTACCGACGATGAGACGAACGGGGACGCCCAACAGACACGAGACATTTCGACCCCGTCGAACCCGATGCCCGAAACCGAAGCGCTGGAAACAGTCCTCGAAGACGCGGATGTCGCCGCCGGGGAAGACCTCCGCGCGCTGCGCGAACAGGTCGGAGAACTCTCGACCGCAGTCAAACGCCAGAACCAGCTCCTGAAGAAACAACACAACGCGATCAAACAGCTCGTCGAGGAACTCCGCGAGCAGTGA
- a CDS encoding type IV pilin yields the protein MFDSAKEFLRSEDRGVSPVIGVILMVAITVILAAVIATFVMNMGPSEETQPSVQWEWNADSENVTLSHTGGDAATASQFLLETENNGSATLDQFSGISEELTAGDKVVINATGTDGELYGTFSGTDVDANLNSEYTLIWENPNSDQTQVITDFEP from the coding sequence ATGTTCGATTCAGCGAAAGAGTTCCTCCGTTCGGAGGACCGTGGTGTATCGCCAGTTATCGGCGTGATCTTGATGGTCGCGATTACGGTCATTCTCGCGGCCGTGATCGCGACGTTCGTCATGAACATGGGGCCGAGTGAAGAGACCCAGCCCAGTGTCCAGTGGGAATGGAATGCCGACAGTGAGAACGTGACTCTCTCACACACTGGCGGTGACGCCGCGACAGCGAGCCAATTCCTGCTTGAAACCGAAAACAATGGATCGGCCACGCTGGACCAATTCTCCGGCATCAGTGAAGAGCTAACAGCTGGAGACAAAGTCGTGATTAATGCAACCGGTACTGACGGAGAACTTTATGGCACCTTCAGTGGGACAGACGTTGACGCAAACCTGAACTCAGAATATACTCTGATCTGGGAGAACCCGAACAGCGATCAAACGCAGGTCATCACTGACTTCGAACCCTGA